The Dreissena polymorpha isolate Duluth1 chromosome 10, UMN_Dpol_1.0, whole genome shotgun sequence genome includes a region encoding these proteins:
- the LOC127849113 gene encoding sodium-coupled monocarboxylate transporter 1-like, whose protein sequence is MDIYLRPADVAVLCGGILASLVVGVVYAVKESRHESSSFRYHRGGGKLHPFSVAVSLVVTFESSIVYLGYPSEIYMYGSYYMMQILGLIVGYLMMFFITIPLFYPLQITSVYEYLQMRHESQRVRQMSMWLGNVGNLLYAGIATFGAATGMEGVTGVSAWIYVVVLTSIAVVYTSLGGIKAVVVTDVVQGVIMICMIFAVLIYGCIRVGGVSTVIVINRPTGRLQIFDFDPNLYKRHTFWTLAIGYGFMCAGNSFSAPLVQRLNANRSIGDAKKVAAISIPAFVILHILIMFEGLVAYAYFSQKGCDPIASKQISNPNQIIPYLVRDLFAGVPGITGLYLSALCSASLSTISSLLSSISAVTPEDFILQRLKDASKKKLTQLSKLIVVLVGVVCIGIAR, encoded by the coding sequence ATGGATATCTATTTGCGTCCCGCGGATGTCGCTGTTCTGTGTGGCGGCATACTAGCGTCCCTGGTTGTTGGTGTTGTGTACGCAGTGAAAGAGAGCCGTCATGAGTCCTCGTCCTTCCGGTACCACCGAGGAGGCGGCAAGTTGCATCCGTTTTCGGTCGCGGTTTCGTTAGTGGTGACATTTGAATCCTCCATAGTCTACTTGGGGTACCCGAGCGAAATCTACATGTACGGATCATATTACATGATGCAAATTCTAGGACTGATTGTCGGATACCTGATGATGTTCTTTATAACGATCCCATTGTTTTATCCACTACAAATCACGAGCGTCTACGAGTACCTACAGATGCGCCACGAGTCCCAGAGAGTCCGACAGATGTCAATGTGGTTGGGTAACGTCGGAAATCTTTTGTACGCGGGCATTGCCACTTTCGGCGCCGCAACCGGTATGGAAGGGGTTACTGGCGTATCCGCGTGGATATATGTCGTAGTGTTGACGTCGATAGCGGTGGTGTACACGTCACTAGGCGGAATTAAAGCGGTCGTCGTAACAGACGTAGTCCAAGGCGTAATCATGATATGTATGATATTTGCCGTACTTATTTACGGCTGTATTCGCGTTGGAGGCGTGTCTACAGTGATTGTGATCAACAGACCAACTGGTAGATTACAAATATTTGACTTCGATCCTAACCTGTACAAACGACACACATTTTGGACGCTTGCTATAGGCTACGGCTTTATGTGCGCTGGTAACTCCTTCAGTGCTCCCTTGGTGCAGCGTCTGAATGCCAACCGTTCTATAGGGGATGCAAAAAAGGTAGCGGCCATTTCGATTCCAGCTTTTGTGATATTGCATATTCTTATAATGTTCGAAGGTCTAGTGGCATATGCATACTTTTCACAGAAAGGCTGCGATCCTATTGCGTCGAAACAGATATCAAACCCGAACCAAATTATACCCTATCTTGTGAGAGATTTGTTTGCGGGCGTTCCCGGTATAACTGGACTGTACCTGTCCGCGCTATGCAGTGCGTCCCTGAGTACCATCTCTTCGCTACTCAGCTCTATTTCGGCAGTCACTCCCGAGGACTTCATCCTACAGCGGTTAAAGGACGCATCCAAAAAGAAGCTTACGCAACTTTCAAAATTAATTGTCGTTTTGGTCGGAGTGGTCTGCATTGGTATAGCCAGGTGA